In Mycolicibacterium aubagnense, the DNA window TGAGTCCCGGACGCCGCAGCGCTGCAGCTGATTCGCCGGTACCCGGCCGAAGCCCTATCGTGCCCAAACCTTGACCCGCCCTGGCTTGACCTTCTCGAGGGCGGTTCTCGACCATGGACGGGTGCGCCGACTGTTCGCTTTGCTGTGTGCTGCCGCGGTGTCGGTGGCACTGGCTCCTGTCGGCAATGCGGTGGTCACGCCCTGGTTTGCCAGTTCGGTGGGTTCGGCCATGCAGGTAATTTCGGTTGTGGGCGTGGGCGGTTCGTCGGCCAAGATGGATGTCTACCAGCGCGGCCCCGCGGGATGGGACGCCGTTGCTGTGGGTATCCCGGCCCATGTCGGCTCCCGGGGCATGGTGCCGCAGAGCCACGACGGCAACCTTCAGACCCCGATGGGCGTCTTCACGTTGCCGTTCGCGTTCGGCACCGCGCCCAACCCGGGGACGGGTCTGCAATACGTCCAGACCACACCGGACCACTGGTGGGACGGCGATGTGAAGAGCCCTACCTACAACACCATGCAGGTGTGCAAGAAGGCGCAGTGCCCCTTTGACACCGACCCGGACAGCGGTACCGAGAACCTGGACATCGCGCCCTACAAGTACGCCGTCGTCATGGGCGTCAACCCGCAGCGAGTGCCCGGGAACGGTGGCGCGTTCTTCCTGCACATCGGGGACGGTCCGACCGCCGGGTGCGTGGCGATCGACGACGGCACGTTGGTGAAGGTCATGCGATGGCTGCAACCGGGAGCGCTGATCGCCGTTGCCAAGTAATCAGATATGAAGGGCAGCGCCGGATTTCAGCTTGAAATTCACGTTTTCGAGCGGCATCGTCGCGTCAGGGGTGCGGTCGACAGTCTGCCGGTTTTGTCCACAGGCAGGACACAGCGGACGAAAAGTAATCTGCGAGAACGCCGTTCGCACGTGTCCCGAGCTGCACCAGCGCGGTCGCACGTTAGGGTGGTGGGGTTATGAGCCACCAGCTGGGGTTGTCCATCGGGACAACCAACCTGGTCGCAGCGCGCGTCGGTGAACCGCCCATGGTGCGGCGCGCGGTGTTGAGCCTGTTCCGCGACCGCGCGCCCCAGGTCGGGCTGTCCCCAGGAGATCGTGGTGCCGCGGACAGCGCCGTGACGCTCACCGGTTTTGTCGAACGGGTCGGTGATCCGGTGCCGATGGTGGCGCCCGACGGCACGTCGTATCACGCCGACCAACTGGTGGCCGAGGCGCTCGATGCCATGATCGAGGCGGCGGGCGGCGAACCGCCGACGGGGCAGCTGGCGATTTCCGTTCCAGCACACTGGGATACCGCGACGCTCCGGGTAATGCGGGCCGCGATGCGGTCGAATCCCAGTTTGGCGCCCAACGGCGTCCCGGCACGGCTGGTGTCCGATGCCGTGGCCTCGCTGACCGCACTGCACGCCAATCCGGGACTGCCGGCCACCGGTACCGCCGCGCTGCTCGATTTCGGAGGCGGCGGCACCAGCATCACCCTGGCGGCGGCGGACTCGTCGTTCGAGCCCATCGAATCCGTGCGGTACACCGATTTCTCCGGCGAGGGTGTGGATCAGGCGCTGCTGTCGCATGTGCTCACCCGGGTCAGCGGCTCCGATGGAGTGGATACGTCGGGCACCGCAGCTGTGAGCTCACTGGAGAAACTCCGTGAATCCTGCTGCGCGGCAAAAGAACACCTGTCAGGGGCCGAGACGGCCACCGTGCCGGTGGATATCCCGGGCCACCAGGGCGACGTCGAGGTCACCCGCGCCGAGTTGTCCGGGCTGTTGGCCGAACCGTTGGCCGGGGTGCTGGCGGAGCTCGACGACATGTTGCAGCGCAACAAGATTCCGTGGCGCGCCGTCAGCTCGGTGGTCGCGGTCGGCGGCGGCGCCCGGATACCGATGATCAGCGCGCGGCTGGCCGAACACCTTGCGGCACACGGCGCCGTGGGCGCTCTGGTCACGACCCCGCAGCCCGCGTTGGATGCCGCGGTGGGTGCAGCCCTGTTCGCGGTATACGGCGCCGACGCCGACGCCCAGACCGGGATGGCGCCGGCCGCACTGCCCAGCGGGACTGCGCCGACCGCTGCTGTCGACGGCGGCCCGGCCACCGCGCCCGCTGCCCTCGTCACCGACCTTGACCTGCCCCTCGACACCGCGGCCGACCGCGTGGTGAAGGCCACCGGGCCGTCGCTGGCCTGGTCCGAAGACTCCGACGGTGGCGGTGACCTGCTGCCCTACACCGGTGACGACGCCTTCGGAGACACCACGGCCACTCGTGCCATAGCGCAATATGTGGCGCCGGCCGGGCCGGTGGTCGCCGAGCCGTCCAAGGCCTGGCAGCGGCTTCCGCTGATCGTGTTCGGCGTCGCGACCCTGGCCGCGATCGCCGCGGTGGGTGGCGTGACAATCGCCTTGACCGGTGACCGCAAGCCGGTCGCACCGCCGACAACTCCGCCGCCGTCGGTCAACGAATCGCCGACGCCGCCGCCGCGGCCGGTCGAGCCGCCGCCGCCCAGCACGGTCACCGTGACCAACGAGGTCCCCGCACCGCCACCGCCGCAGCCCAGCCCGACGTACCAACCCCCGGTCACGCACGCGCCGGCGCCGACGCACACCACCGCGACGCACGCCCCGACGACGACTCCGCAGCCGGCGACGACCGCCACCACACCCACCACGACCGAGGCCCCGCCACCGCCACCGCCACCGTCGACGACGGAGACGACCACCTCGACCACGCCGACCATGACGACCAGCTATATCCGGCTGCCGTTCGTCCCCGTGCCGATCCCGATTCAGGTGCCCAAGGGGCCGGACCAACCGGCGGAGTCTCAGCCGCCGGCCAACCCGTACTACCCGGGGCAGCCGCAATACCCGCAGCAATATCCCTATGGGCAGTACCCGCAGCAGTATCCACAGCAATATCAGTACTGAGCGAAAGCGCTCAGTTATTGACGCAGATGTCAGAACGGTCCCGTGGGCAGGAATATGACTTGCTCAGCTTTCGCTCATGCGCGAAAGTTGTGATATGCAGGTGACGAAAATTCGTGTAGTGGGGCTGATCGGCGCCGCTGCGATGGTCACTCTTGGGGCGGTTGGTACGGTCGCTGCCGGGGTGACTGATGACGGGGCGGTGGCCGGTTCCGACCACGCCCCGACCAACACCGTTTTCAATAGCCCTCAGGTTCCCGATTTCAATAATGGAGCAACCGCGACGTGGGCTCCGCCGGCGACAACTGCGTCAACGGCGAGCGCGGCGCCGACAGTTAAGGCAGGATAGGCCCCTATGAAAATCGCATGGAGTGTTGCTGCGGCGACGTCGCTGGGTGCTGTGGCGTTGATGTGCAGTGGCGTGGCTTCGGCTGGCTCCCCGCCGAACGTGGTCGGTCAGAAGTTCAGTGACGCGCGGTCGGCACTGTCGAGTGCGGGATTCAAGCCTCTGGTGTCGTCCACTGTCGGCGACCAGCTCCAGTGGCCGAACTGTGTGGTGACCAATCAGGTGG includes these proteins:
- a CDS encoding L,D-transpeptidase family protein, which codes for MRRLFALLCAAAVSVALAPVGNAVVTPWFASSVGSAMQVISVVGVGGSSAKMDVYQRGPAGWDAVAVGIPAHVGSRGMVPQSHDGNLQTPMGVFTLPFAFGTAPNPGTGLQYVQTTPDHWWDGDVKSPTYNTMQVCKKAQCPFDTDPDSGTENLDIAPYKYAVVMGVNPQRVPGNGGAFFLHIGDGPTAGCVAIDDGTLVKVMRWLQPGALIAVAK
- a CDS encoding Hsp70 family protein; protein product: MSHQLGLSIGTTNLVAARVGEPPMVRRAVLSLFRDRAPQVGLSPGDRGAADSAVTLTGFVERVGDPVPMVAPDGTSYHADQLVAEALDAMIEAAGGEPPTGQLAISVPAHWDTATLRVMRAAMRSNPSLAPNGVPARLVSDAVASLTALHANPGLPATGTAALLDFGGGGTSITLAAADSSFEPIESVRYTDFSGEGVDQALLSHVLTRVSGSDGVDTSGTAAVSSLEKLRESCCAAKEHLSGAETATVPVDIPGHQGDVEVTRAELSGLLAEPLAGVLAELDDMLQRNKIPWRAVSSVVAVGGGARIPMISARLAEHLAAHGAVGALVTTPQPALDAAVGAALFAVYGADADAQTGMAPAALPSGTAPTAAVDGGPATAPAALVTDLDLPLDTAADRVVKATGPSLAWSEDSDGGGDLLPYTGDDAFGDTTATRAIAQYVAPAGPVVAEPSKAWQRLPLIVFGVATLAAIAAVGGVTIALTGDRKPVAPPTTPPPSVNESPTPPPRPVEPPPPSTVTVTNEVPAPPPPQPSPTYQPPVTHAPAPTHTTATHAPTTTPQPATTATTPTTTEAPPPPPPPSTTETTTSTTPTMTTSYIRLPFVPVPIPIQVPKGPDQPAESQPPANPYYPGQPQYPQQYPYGQYPQQYPQQYQY